ATGATGTTCTTATTCCACCTGCTGAAGTGAAAAGTAGTAAGTTAGAGGATTATGGAATATATGGAGCGGAAGTAATGGCACCAGCTTCTGGAACAGTTGTATCTATCAATAATGATGAAAAAGATGTAGTTCCAGGAGAGGATGATTTTCAGTCAATGGCGGGTAATCATATTTATTTACGACTAGATGAATCAGGGACATTTATGGTTCTGGCCCATTTAAAGAAAGGATCAATTAAAGTGAGGGAAGGACAACATGTAAATGAAGGAGAGGTTCTTGCTCAAGTCGGTAACTCAGGAAGTTCAAGTGAGCCGCATTTACATATTCATCATCAAAGGCAAGATCCGTCCAAGGTAAGTATGTTTTTTGTGGAAGGATTGCCACTTTACTTTCGAACTGAAAATGGTATCATGATGCCGGAAAGAGGGACATACATAAGTGGTAACTAGAAGAAAATCATTTCATCCAAAAAGGGTATTCCAAATTAAAATTGGAATACCCTTTTTCATTACCCTACAAAAGTTTGATACAGTAAGAAAATATTTAAAATGATAACAAGTATAGCAATTATCCATGCGATAAATGTTGTTATGCGGTGGTTAACGAGTGCACCCATTATCTTTTTATTACTTGTAAACATAATAAGTGGTACTAATGCAAATGCAATACCGAATGATAAGACGACTTGGCTCATAACGAGAGCGTAAGTTGGATTTACACCTAAAGCGATAATAACTAATGGTGGAATCATTGTAATAAATCGGCGTAAATATAACGGAATATGCATTCGAATGAAACCTTGCATAATAATATCACCCGACATTGTACCGACAGAAGAGCTAGATAGTCCTGCTGATAAAAGTCCAATCCCAAATAATGCAGCCGATACAGGACCTACTAAATTGGTAAATTGAGTGTAAGCAACATCTAAATCTTCAACGTGCAAGCCGTTTTTAAAGAATAGAGCAGCTGCTACAATTAACATACTTGCATTAATTGCTCCAGCAATAACCATTGCAATAATAATATCGATAAACTCGAAGCGGAAAATCTTTTTCTTTTGTTCATCATTTGTTCCGACTACGCGCCGCTGCGTTAAGGCGGAATGTAAATAGATTGCATGCGGCATAACTGTCGCACCTAAAATCCCTGCTGCAAGTAATATACTATCTACACCTTGGAATCTTGGAATAAATAGTCCTGAAAGAAGGGGACTTAATTCTGGTTTTGCATAAAAAACTTGAATTCCAAAAGCGATTACTACAATGAAAATCATTCCTGTAATAATAGCTTCTAGTGGACGAAATCCTCTACGTTGAAACTCAAGAATAATAAATGATCCGGCTGCAGTAATTAAAGCGGCAGGTAGCATCGGGATTCCAAATAGTAAGTAAAGCCCCAAAGCAGCTCCAATAAATTCCGCTAAATCTGTAGCCATAATAACTAGTTCACCTTGTATCCATAAACCGATAGACACAGGCTTTGGAAAGTTTTCACGAGCTATTTCGGGTAAATTGTTTCCTGTAGCAATTCCTAATTTAGCTGATAAAGTTTGGATTAATACAGCCATTAAGTTAGAAGCGAGTATAACCCATAATAGTAAATATCCATATTGTGAACCAGCTGCGATATTTGTAGCAAAGTTGCCAGGGTCAATATAAGCAACGGATGCGATAAAAGCGGGTCCTAAAAATGGTAACAGTCTTTTCCAACCTTTTGTTTCTCCACTTAAAGCTAAGTGAGCTGATTGTACAGTTGTACTTTCAGAAGGGAGATGTTCATCTTTTGTTATATCTTTATTCATAGTAGTTTTCCCCTTTAAAATGTTAACTTGATGAAATTATTGTTTGTATTCTTACTCATTATTTCAATACATTTAAATATGTTATGTGATAATTTCATTTGAACACGAAAGTTTCCTTAATGCAAATTATATGCCTTTATGCAATGGATGGTGTGATAATGTAAAATAAATTGGGAGTTTATGGTGTGATGACGTAGGGAAACATAATAAATTAAAGGGTCAATTTTGAAATTTATGTGAACATAAAGCCGATAATCCAGCATATTAATTGATGGAATTGCATTTGTATGATATATAATATATTGGGATTACAACATAACCATAGTGTTTTGATGTGTAATCTTGTTTTTTATTTTTGTTAACTGATAGAAAATAGTATAAAGAAAAGAAAATGGGATTCATTTTCTTATTATATATGTTTTGATATGAACGTTAACTTATACATGATTTTAAAAATTAGATAGGTGGTAGAAATACATTGGCAACTACAAAACCATACAGAGTATTACTATATTACATGTACACAACAATTGAAAACCCAGAAGAATTCGCGGCAGAGCATTTAGCATTTTGTAATTCACTTGAATTAAAAGGAAGAATTCTTGTAGCAAAAGAAGGTATTAACGGAACTTGTTCTGGAACTGTAGAACAAACAGAGAAATACATGGAAGCAATGAACAATGATCCACGTTTTGACGGTATCGTATTTAAAATAGATGAAGCTGATGGTCATGCATTCAAGAAAATGCACGTGCGTCCTCGTCCAGAGTTAGTTACACTTCGTCTAGAAGATGACATTAACCCACACGAAATAACTGGGAAGTATTTAGAGCCAAAAGATTTTTATGAAGCAATGAAACAAGAAGATACAGTTATCATTGATGCACGAAATGATTATGAGTTTGATTTAGGCCACTTCAAAGGTGCGATTAAACCTGATATCGAATCATTCCGTGAATTACCAGATTGGATTCGTGAAAATAAAGAAGTACTTGAAGGTAAAAAGATTTTAACTTATTGTACAGGCGGAATTCGTTGTGAGAAGTTTTCTGGCTGGTTAGTTCGTGAAGGCTATGAAGATGTAAGTCAGCTTCACGGCGGAATTGTAACGTACGGAAAAGACCCAGAAGTACAAGGTGAGCTTTGGGATGGACAATGTTACGTGTTCGATGAGCGTATCGCTGTACCAGTAAACCAAAAAGAACATGTTATCGTTGGTAAAGACCACTTTACAGGTGAACCTTGTGAGCGCTATGTAAACTGTTCAAATCCAGAATGTAATAAGAAAATTTTATGTTCTGAAGAAAACGAAGCGAAATATTTACGTGCATGTTCTCATGAATGTCGTGTAAGTCCACGTAACCGCTACGTAATACAACATGAATTAACGGAAGAGCAAGTAGCTGCTGCATTAGAGCAAATCGAAGCGGGGAAGTAAGAGGAAAAAGGCTAATCTAAATTTTATTTTGGATTAGCCTTTTTCATATTCGATTCTTTTTTGTCGTTTTTTGTCGGTAAGTCGATATGTTTAAATAATCGCTGATATATTTTGATTTGCGTCGATATAATTTGAAAATCGCTGATAAAAATTTCACTTACTGAATTGTACTACGTATTTGTAGTTTAAAAATAATCTTCTTTACTTCTTATCGTCTTTCTCTCTCACAGCAGAAAGTACAGTTTGTTTTACCCAAGCTTTTCTTCGTTTATGTTGTAGACCCCATTGGTATAAACTTTGGGCTCCTAAAATAAGTGAAATGACAATACCGCTAATCGCAATTAATAGAGCGAAAAATTCAAGAGGTGACGATATTTTGTTTGAATCGGTGTTTCTTAAAAGGTCAATCATAGTAAACCCTAACATTTGGCCCACTACAGAGTAGAGCGTTAAAATTAATAATAAAAGGCTATCTTTTTTAGAGGCGACGTTTTCTTGATATTTAAACAAACTATCAAGATTTTGTTTCGCGTTCGAGTATAGAACCTCAATATTAAAAAGTTTTCTTAAGCGGAAGAAAATATCTTCACTCTGTGATTGGGATACTAATTCTAAAGAAAAATAATTAGCAGTGAACGAATTGATCGAATAAATTAATTTCTCTATTTCATTAGTATCTTGTTCAATATTTAGCTCAGCATAGGCGTTTGCCATTTTTAATAAAACAATTTTATGGAATAGATTTAATAATAAAGCGTAATAAAATTCCCCATACATTTGACTAGCAAGTTTAGCAATTTCGCGTTCTCCTTCATTTGTTACACATGTAAAAATGTGTTCTTCCATTATGAAATAACGATTTGGAGCCCACCTCTGGTAAGCGTGTTTTTTTAAATAGTCATGAATGTAAGGAAGGTTATTTGCACTCACATATGGCTTACCATCACTTGTTAATCCGGAAAGACTAGAAGTACGATAAACATCCACTTCATTAAGTTCCATACCTTCTTTTAGTGACAATAAAGTTTGAACGTACATTCTTTGGTCTTCAAAGAATGGGAAGGTTTGAAAGTATGAACTTCTTAATCTCTTCTTTTCAAAGAAATCAGTTACGCCATGAAATAAATAACCAAAAATGAATTTTTCAGCTTGGGAATACTTTTTTCCGTTACATTCAATACAAATAGTCTCATTTGTATCATTTTTAGTTTCAAGTACACGGAAGCGGGCAGCGAATTCGATTGCTTCAGATAAAGTCATGTTTGGAGCAGTGTTTACTTCTGTTCGAATTGTTAAGAAGCCAAGTTCATAAGGACAAAGTGTTACATCAATAGAGTGTATATTAAATTGGATTGAAGTAAGGTTTGTTGTTAAATGTCCAGTTAAGTTAAGGTCCTTTGAATAACGTTGCAAGCCCTTTTGATGCTCTGAGTGAGGAAAGAGAATTTTATTGGTAAATGAAAGATAGTATGCTTCCATATTTTGATGTGAAACTTTAAACTCCCCATAATATGTATTTTCATCATCGAGATGATCGAGCCGAAAAGGACGAAAATCGTTTTTTTGTAAGAAAGGGAACATCTCTTGTTCATATCCAGCTTTAAACGAAAACGGGAATATAAATTGAAATATAGCTGTTGCTACATCTTTTTCCTCAATTGCTTGTATTGCCTCCATCTACATTGTTTCCTTTCCATATATGCTATAGAAACAACATGCCCAAATTTATTTGAAAATAACCACTGTTTTACACTCGATTGAGAGTGAAAATTCAGCTTATTTAGCAGAGGACATGTATAATGTTATGTATACTAAAAGTTATAAAATTGTATTTTGAAGAGGGGGATGCTGTATGCGGATTTTAGTATTAGGCGCTGGTGGAGTCGGAGGATTTTTTGGTGGCAGATTAGTCGAAAAGGGAGAAGATGTTACATTTCTTGTTCGTAATAAACGAAAAAAACAATTAGAGGAAAGAGGACTTGTAATCCGAAGTGTTAACGGGGATTTTTCCTTTCAACCGAAATTAATAACGAAGGAAGAGAGAACTTCTCCATTTGATGTCATTTTATTTTCAACAAAAGCGTATCACTTAAACGAGGCAATTCAAGATTTGAAGCCGTTTGTTGGCGAAGGTACTGTAATCATTCCATTGTTAAATGGTATCGCTCATTTATCACTATTACAAAAAGAATTCGGCGAAGAAAAAGTAATTGGCGGTTTATGCTTTATCGAGACGACGTTAAACGATCAAGGAGAAATTGTACAAACTAGCGCTGCCAACAGACTTGTGTTTGGAGAAATTAAGTCTCAAAATTCAGAGAGAGTAAAGCATATTTCTAAAGCATTTGCAGGTACGAAATCTAGTTTTGTTTTAAGTGAAAATATTACGCAAGATATGTGGCATAAATATTTATTTATTACTGTAATGTCCGGTGTGACAACGTTAATGCGTGCACCAATTGGACCAATTCGTGAAAGTGAAGGCGGCCGTGATTTTATCCGTAATGTGTTTGAGGAATCTGTACAAATCATGAGAGTATTAGGAGCTCCAATAAAGGTTAATATTGCCCAGGAACATATGAAAACGATTGATAAAATTTCGTATGATATGAAGTCATCGATGCAACGTGATATGGAGAAGGGTTCGTTTATTGAAGGGAAGCACTTGCAAGGATATTTACTGGATGTAGCAGAGCAATTTTCTATAACGGCACCATTATTAAGCACTATATATCAAAATTTAAAGGTGTATGAAGAGATGACCTTTAACAGATCTGTAATAGAATTAGATGTATGAAAAAATAAAAAAGATAGCAATATATAAGTGTATTGCTATCTTTTTTATTTTTTTTATGACAAATTATTTATTTCTTTTCGTTCTATCTGTCAAATTTATTTCCTGTTCACGTTTACCATATAACTGATTAATTTCATTTGCTACTGCATCTAAATATGAATCGGAAAAAATAGGCTTCTTTTCTTTAGACATAGGGGTCTCCTTTGCGGATTTTTTAGTATTCATTATGTATATTTCTCAGTGGATTATGCACAATCATTTTAATTTTTTTCTTATTAAAAATTTTTGTTTACTTTTTGAAAATAAAGGAGTATTATAATCCACAGTTTCAATTTTCTAAATCGCTGAAACCGCATGGTACGGGGGACCCGTTTTTACGGATTAGTACATAATCCGATGGGGTGAATCCTTAAAAAAGGTAGGGCTACTCATAGGCCCGAATCCGACAGCTAACCTCGTAAGCGTTATATTGAGAAGGAAGGTGGAGCTTGTGCGACAAAAAAAATAATGTCTACAAGTCTATTTCGCTATGGCTTGTAGACATTTTTTGTTTTCTGAAGAAATAGTTTACTGGCTGTAACAAGCAGAAAAGTTCGTACAAAATTATTGGAGAGTGGACAGCATTGGTTTCATCTATTAAAAGATTTTTAATTGGAAGACCGTTAAAATCAACAGAGCTTGGAGAACAAAAGCTTAATAAAACGAAAGCTTTAGCTATTTTATCTTCTGACGCATTGTCATCAGTTGCTTACGGTCCAGAGCAAATTTTAATTGCTTTAGCAGGTGTTGGAGCGATCGCTTATTGGTATTCCATTCCGATCGCTGTTGGGGTATTAGTACTATTGACAGCCCTTATTTTATCATATCGTCAAATTATTTTTGCTTATCCGCATGGCGGGGGAGCGTATGTTGTATCAAAAGAAAATTTAGGAATGAATCCAGGCTTAATTGCTGGAGGATCTTTATTAGTTGACTATATTTTAACTGTTGCGGTAAGTGTGTCCGCTGGTACAGATGCAATTACGTCTGCGTTTCCTAGCTTACATGCACACAATGTAATTATTGCGGTTATATTTGTTATATTAATTACAATATTAAACTTAAGAGGAGTAACGGAATCAGCTTCCGTTTTAGCATATCCTGTTTATTTATTTGTTTTAGCACTATTTATATTAATTGGTGTAGGCATATATAATATTTTAACTGGTCATGTTTCACCCACTTTACATGCGCCGATTGGTACACCAGTTGCAGGAATTAGTTTGTTTTTATTACTAAGAGCATTTGCATCAGGTAGTTCGGCTTTAACAGGTGTTGAAGCAATTTCAAATGCAATTCCGAACTTTAAAGATCCTGCGCCAAACAATGCTGCAAAAACATTGCTTGCAATGGGTGCATTACTTGCTGTGTTATTTTCAGGAATTGTATTTTTAGCTTATTATTACGGAGTGACTCCGAGTAAAGAAGTAACAGTTGTTTCTCAAATTGCTGAACAAACATTTGGACGTAATTTCATGTACTATTTCATACAAGGTACAACAGCTTTAATATTAATTCTCGCTGCTAATACAGGTTATTCTGCATTTCCTTTATTAGCGGTTAACCTTGCAAAAGATAAATTCATACCGAGAATGTTTACGATTAGAGGAGACCGTCTAGGTTACTCAAACGGTATTATTATACTTGGAGTTGCTTCGATTATTTTAATTGTAGCTTTCCAAGGACAAACAGAACATTTAATTCCGTTATATGCAGTAGGTGTATTTATTCCATTTACACTTTCTCAAACAGGGATGGTATTAAAATGGCTTCGCGAAAAGCCTGAAGGATGGGCTTTAAGATTAACGATTAATTTAATTGGTGCAGTTATTAGTTTTATCGTAATGAGCATGTTCTTCTTAACTAAATTTGCACAAGTTTGGTCGATTCTTATTTTCTTACCAGTTATTATCTTCTTATTCCATCGAATTAAGAAGCATTATGATGCAGTGGGTGATCAATTAAGTTTAAAAACTTGCGAACCTCTTATTCCAATTGAGGGGAATGTAATTGTCGTTCCTGTAGCAGGTATGACGCATGTAGTAGAAAATTCATTGAACTATGCAAAATCTCTTTCGGCAGATCAAGTTATCGCAGTATATGTTGCTTTTGACAGAGAAGAGGAAAAGAAATTTGAAGTGAAATGGAAGAAGTGGCAACCTGAAGTAAGGCTTGTTACATTACATTCTCATTATAGAAGTATTATTCAGCCGCTAACAAAGTTCATTGATACAGTGCAATATAAGGCAAGTGAATCGAATTACCGCGTTACGGTCGTTATACCACAGTTCATTCCGAAAAAAGGTTGGCATAACATTCTTCATAATCAATCCAGTTTACTCATACGTGCGTATTTACTTTATAAAAGAAATGTTGTTATTACGACAGTTCCATATCATTTAAAAAAATAAGAAGATTTTTAAGGATAGCTTTGTGAAAATGAAGCTATCCTTTTTGTGTATATGCTATGCATAATTGCATATGGGATTAAAAATTATACTAATATAACTTCATTGGTTATTTGAAAGTAGTGTTTTCTGTTGTGATATGTAGATATTTCAATCGATAAAGTGAATCGGATTATATTTTGAAATAAGGACATGAAAGCTTGAAAATAAAGGGAATGAAAATACTTCTTTACGATATATAAACAGCTGTGTTTAAATGACCTTACAGTACAAAACTTATATGAAAACAAAATGAAATTTCATATTTACGTATGTTGTTTAGTTTTAAATGAATAATATTTTTATGTAATATATTCACTGTGTGAATGTGGGAATTTCGATGAAATAGAAAATTTATACAATATTATTCGTACTAAACACATATGAAAAATAATGAAATGTTTTGTGACGATAAGTAAGTACTGTAGCAATACGAGAGAGGTGGTTCATGCATAGATCACGTTGAGAACGTTCTCTATTTTAACCATCTCAAATTATGGGCAAGAAAATAGAATAATAAAATGCGATAGTAATAGTTGCTAATACATAGGAGGAGTTAAAGTGAAAAAGACTTTAATTACAGGGTTATTGGTTACAGCAGTATCTACGAGTTGCTTCATTCCTGTAAGCGCTTACGCTAAGGAGGGGCAAACGGAAGTGAAAACAGTATATGCGCAAAATGTAATTGCTCCAAATACATTATCCAATTCAATTAGAATGTTAGGATCACAATCACCGCTTATTCAAGCATACGGATTAATTATTTTGCAACAGCCAGACATTAAGGTGAATGCGATGAGTAGCTTAACGAATCATCAAAAGTTTGCAAAGGCGAACGTACGAGAGTGGATTGATGAATATAATCCGAAGCTAATTGACTTAAATCAAGAGATGATGAGATACAGCACTAGATTCAATAGCTATTATAGTAAGCTCTATGAACTAGCAGGAAACGTAAATGAAGATCAGCAAGCA
This genomic interval from Bacillus thuringiensis contains the following:
- a CDS encoding M23 family metallopeptidase, which codes for MWKKFLLVIIVSFLIISWILVYVAKGVISVIFWWSIQAFSIVSLFILIGSVLLFVWKGIFRKRIDRALLFIVLFSIIGAWPLGWFANIGGLAYPADVHSMNPKAVVRFPLNERALVGWGGDRLETNYHVIKPNERWAYDVLIPPAEVKSSKLEDYGIYGAEVMAPASGTVVSINNDEKDVVPGEDDFQSMAGNHIYLRLDESGTFMVLAHLKKGSIKVREGQHVNEGEVLAQVGNSGSSSEPHLHIHHQRQDPSKVSMFFVEGLPLYFRTENGIMMPERGTYISGN
- a CDS encoding Nramp family divalent metal transporter — encoded protein: MNKDITKDEHLPSESTTVQSAHLALSGETKGWKRLLPFLGPAFIASVAYIDPGNFATNIAAGSQYGYLLLWVILASNLMAVLIQTLSAKLGIATGNNLPEIARENFPKPVSIGLWIQGELVIMATDLAEFIGAALGLYLLFGIPMLPAALITAAGSFIILEFQRRGFRPLEAIITGMIFIVVIAFGIQVFYAKPELSPLLSGLFIPRFQGVDSILLAAGILGATVMPHAIYLHSALTQRRVVGTNDEQKKKIFRFEFIDIIIAMVIAGAINASMLIVAAALFFKNGLHVEDLDVAYTQFTNLVGPVSAALFGIGLLSAGLSSSSVGTMSGDIIMQGFIRMHIPLYLRRFITMIPPLVIIALGVNPTYALVMSQVVLSFGIAFALVPLIMFTSNKKIMGALVNHRITTFIAWIIAILVIILNIFLLYQTFVG
- a CDS encoding rhodanese-related sulfurtransferase; this translates as MATTKPYRVLLYYMYTTIENPEEFAAEHLAFCNSLELKGRILVAKEGINGTCSGTVEQTEKYMEAMNNDPRFDGIVFKIDEADGHAFKKMHVRPRPELVTLRLEDDINPHEITGKYLEPKDFYEAMKQEDTVIIDARNDYEFDLGHFKGAIKPDIESFRELPDWIRENKEVLEGKKILTYCTGGIRCEKFSGWLVREGYEDVSQLHGGIVTYGKDPEVQGELWDGQCYVFDERIAVPVNQKEHVIVGKDHFTGEPCERYVNCSNPECNKKILCSEENEAKYLRACSHECRVSPRNRYVIQHELTEEQVAAALEQIEAGK
- the panE gene encoding 2-dehydropantoate 2-reductase — its product is MRILVLGAGGVGGFFGGRLVEKGEDVTFLVRNKRKKQLEERGLVIRSVNGDFSFQPKLITKEERTSPFDVILFSTKAYHLNEAIQDLKPFVGEGTVIIPLLNGIAHLSLLQKEFGEEKVIGGLCFIETTLNDQGEIVQTSAANRLVFGEIKSQNSERVKHISKAFAGTKSSFVLSENITQDMWHKYLFITVMSGVTTLMRAPIGPIRESEGGRDFIRNVFEESVQIMRVLGAPIKVNIAQEHMKTIDKISYDMKSSMQRDMEKGSFIEGKHLQGYLLDVAEQFSITAPLLSTIYQNLKVYEEMTFNRSVIELDV
- a CDS encoding APC family permease translates to MVSSIKRFLIGRPLKSTELGEQKLNKTKALAILSSDALSSVAYGPEQILIALAGVGAIAYWYSIPIAVGVLVLLTALILSYRQIIFAYPHGGGAYVVSKENLGMNPGLIAGGSLLVDYILTVAVSVSAGTDAITSAFPSLHAHNVIIAVIFVILITILNLRGVTESASVLAYPVYLFVLALFILIGVGIYNILTGHVSPTLHAPIGTPVAGISLFLLLRAFASGSSALTGVEAISNAIPNFKDPAPNNAAKTLLAMGALLAVLFSGIVFLAYYYGVTPSKEVTVVSQIAEQTFGRNFMYYFIQGTTALILILAANTGYSAFPLLAVNLAKDKFIPRMFTIRGDRLGYSNGIIILGVASIILIVAFQGQTEHLIPLYAVGVFIPFTLSQTGMVLKWLREKPEGWALRLTINLIGAVISFIVMSMFFLTKFAQVWSILIFLPVIIFLFHRIKKHYDAVGDQLSLKTCEPLIPIEGNVIVVPVAGMTHVVENSLNYAKSLSADQVIAVYVAFDREEEKKFEVKWKKWQPEVRLVTLHSHYRSIIQPLTKFIDTVQYKASESNYRVTVVIPQFIPKKGWHNILHNQSSLLIRAYLLYKRNVVITTVPYHLKK